The Methanocella arvoryzae MRE50 DNA window AGGTGCAGATCGCTTCCATCCCAGGTCAGATTCACGCTGGACTCGTTTTTATCCGCGTGGTAAGATACGGTACTCAGAACCTCCCCGGAGACGGCAGCCTGGAACTTGAATGTCGTGTTCTTACCGGTCGGGAACCACTCGTCAGCGTCGAACGTCAAACTCTCGCCGGGGGAAAGCCGCAGGCTCTCGTTTAGCTTTGTAGTCGGCTTGAGATCGTGCCCGAGGTAGACAGACGAATGAGGAGATTCAGGAGTCGCATTGTTGAACACTGTGACGTGGACGACGTACGTTTCGCCGGGGGTGAAGTAGATGAGGGCTATGAAGGCGATCAATGCGATTATAATGACAGTGACGATGATGAACGAGCCGGCTGGCGGCGCACCTTTTGCCATGCTCAAAAGTAACCGGGATAGTTGATATAGTATTTGTGCTGTGGCATCGCCAGTCAAGTATTACCGCCCGGAACTGCGTGATAAGCGCAGGATACGATGGCGGCTGGCGATAGCCATGCGAAAATATTAATACTATGTAAGTTGATGATAAGTCCGCATCTTTTAAGTATGCACCGATGGTCTAGCGGCTATGATATCAGCCTTCCAAGCTGAATACCCGGGTTCGATTCCCGGTCGGTGCACTCAGTTTTAGAAAGGGTGTCGGGAAAACCTTTTCCAAAAAGGTTTTCCTGACTCTCGACACGTCGGTAGGCCCGAAGGGCATTTTATAAGCGATGTTTTTGAGGGGGTGGCGAGGGGGGCTTTTTGTAAAAAGCCCCCCTAACACCGGTAATTAAAAATGTCCTGGACTTTCTCGGTTTACTTCTTCTCGTTTTCCGCTTTCCAGTCTGACCACCCGTATAAGCCGCGTCTATGGAATTACAAAGACATGCCAGAAGGACGCATATATGATCAAGGATGACCTGAAAAACTGGAACGGAGGCACCTTTCGGTGCCACCACTACATCGACTGCAAATCTGCGAGGATTATAATCGAGAACTTCAGCACATGACTGAGGAATACCTATGCCGGATTTGGGAACGTCTACCTATACACGAGTATGTACTGCTTGAACGTAACCGACGACAGGAACCCTTTGCGCTCATAAAGCCTGATCGCTTCCCGGTTCTGCGAGTTGACCACGAGTTCCATCTGCCTCTTTCCGAGCACCGCACTGGAGCGGATAAGCCTGCCCAGCATGGCGCTGGCGATACCTCTGCCCCGGTGGCTTTTTGCGACGGCGATCTCGGCGATCAGGATCAGCTCGTTTCCAAACTCTGTAGCCAGCAGCAGGCCGATCAGCTTTCCGTCCTGAAGCGCTACCATAGATTGCGACGGCAGGAAATTACCGTAGAAGTTGCAGGTAATTTTCGAGAGCTGGCCCACGGTGCCTTCGAGGGACTTGAGCTGAGGGTAGATCTGCCGGTCTACCGGGTTCGCCTCCGCGAAGAGCAGTTGCCCGGCTTCGAGGAGGAAAGCGTCTGACCAGGGCTGAATTTCTATCCCTTCGGGCAGTGGCTTATCAGAGTAGCTGGAGTCGTTTTCTCTCAGCATACTGATGCGCTCCAGTTCTATGAAGCCGAGTTCCCCCGCTACTTTGACGTATTCGTCCGGGGAAGGCCACTGGAAGCTCGTCCTCACGATCTGCAAACCCTGCTCCTTGAACAGGCTGACCGCCGTTCGGAAAAACCAGCCTTCGCATACACGATAGGGCGCTCTCACGTGGCAAAAGTAGATCTGGACATCGTTTTCCAGAATATTATAGCCCATGATGCCTGCTACATAATCGCCGCAATGCATGACAAGCAGGTCGTATTTGCCGGCCTGAATAGAATCGATGCTCTCCAGCATCCACTGCTGCACCTTACCGGCAGCAGTGGATGCTACGGCATTCCGTGCCTCATCGATGATCCCTGAATATTCAAGGGGCAGCCCATGCCCTTTTTCTAGGTGCTTCAGGCGGGGTTCTGGTTCACACATCATCAATTACCACAGGCCCTTCTTACAAATAGGTTGTCATGAGTGAGATCGTCCCGCTTCGTGTAAGCGGGAAGTTCTTTATATCCCCTGATGTAAGTGATCTGTGATGACCGATCTCTCCGCGTTTATCTGCATCTTCTGCAAACACCTAAGCGACGACGGCGCCCGGTGTACCGCTTTCCCGGAGGGCATCCCCGACGACATCCTGTTCGGCATCCACGATCACCGCTTCCCGTACGAAGGCGACGGCGGCATCCGGTTCGAGCTGAAGCCGGGCGAAGAGGCGAACTGGGACGAGTGGCTCGCCCTGAATGAGCGCCGATCGCAGTCGTGCGAGATCCGGATCAACAGTAAGTGATAACTCCTTCTTAACTCGAATCTTCACGAGCCGATCATCTCTGTGCCGGCCTAAGCCGGCACCAGCCGGAACCAAAAAGTATACAAACTGTCCGGCGGACTTTTCTTCAATCATCGTATGGACTACTGGCCATTATTACGGCTCAGTTAATTTGCGGCGTGGGGCGGGAACTGTAGAGTGTTACCATGAGGTACGTCCTAGTATTATTGGTCCTGGCCCTGGTGTGCCTTTCGGCACCGATTTCGGCAGCAGCGCAGTCTCAGACGACTGCACCGTCTCAGACGGCAGCGCCGTCTCAGACGGCAGCGCCGTCTCCTACGGCGGCACCGTCGATCGCCGGCGTTTCTGCCGACAGGGCTTTTTTCAACCCGGATACCGGCTCGGTAGAGATCAGTTACAGGCTGGCAGACATTACTAACGGCTGCCCGGTCGTCAGCATTTATGGTCAGAGCGGCAAAGTGAAGGAGATACCTCTCGGAATCAGAAGTGCGGGCAACCACAGCTTTGTCTGGGACGGCACCAACAGTTACGGTGTGGCAGTTCCGGATGGGGAGTATTCAATATTGATGCACCTTGCTGGCATCGGCGGTGTCCGGCAGCCAGGGCTGGTCAAAGTTTTCGACGGCATTTCGAGCCTGGACGAGCGGGTTCCGGGGCTGGTTAAAGGTACGGCGATCAACTCGTCCGGCTGTTTGTACGTGGCAGATACGGCGAATAACAGCGTGGTGATCTATAGCCCGCAGGGCGTCGAAATATCCCGCCTCGGGAGGGGAGGGACCGGAGAAGGGGAGTTCATGAGCCCGGTAGACGTGGCTGTTAACTCCACTGATTATGTATTCGTGTCCGACGACTACAACTCCAGAGTACAGGTATTCGACCCCCTGGGCAGGTTTATCGCCTGCTGGCAGGCCACACCTGTGCCCGGGGCGGACTACAGCTATACAGGCCCGATTGCGGTCAACTCGTCCGGCTACGTTTATGTGGTGTGCATCGGAGAGAGAAAGCTGGACAACAAAGATACTCCATGGACGCCGGATCGCCAGTACTATAACCAGATCCAGGTTTTCAGCCCTGCCGGAGAGATGATCAGGAGTTTCGGCAGCTATGGCGGCGGTGAGAACCAGTTCGGCTCGGTCGGCGGCATCGCCGTCGGCGGGAACGATTTAGTGTACGTCGCAGACATGCTGAACCACAGGGTTCTGATACTGACCCAGGATGGGAACTACATCGCGAAGATAGATCATTCTATGGTAGGACTGGGGGAGAGATACGATCCGGTAAGCATAGGAATCGACTTGCAGGGGCACATTTATACGGTTGATGGGAATTCTGGCCGGGTAGATGTCTTCGCCCCGATCGTCACTGGCAACACCATGGTCAGCGTCGACAGGACTCCACCGGTTACGGAGGCGATCCAGAGTGGCAGAATAGAGGACGGATGGCACAATGCCAGCGTCCTCGTCGACCTGAGAGCGACGGATGCAGGATCGGGTGTGAAAGAGCTGAACTACGTCCTGGATGACGGCCCGGTACACAGGATAGCCGGTGCAGGCACTGCGTTCGTCGTCACCAATGGCGTGCATAAGCTGGATTACTGGAGCACTGACAACGTGGGCAACGAAGGGGAACATAATTACGTCATCATCCGGGTAGACTCGGTCCCGCCTGTGACGAAAGCCACCTTAACCGGCACCGGGGGCTTAAATGGGTGGTACCGGTCGGACGTGACCGTGAACTTCTCCGCGGAGGATGCCGGCACCGGCGTTCTCATGACCCAGTATAGCTTCGACGGCTCAGAGTGGATTTACGGAAGCGAGCTCACGGTCAGCAGGGAGGGTGAAAACACGATCTATTTCCGCTCGATCGACCATGCGGGCAACGCCGAAGACCCGAAGAAGCTGGCCGTCAGGATCGATAAGACGGCTCCGTCAGTCGGCTGCATCTTTGAAGGCTCTAAGCCGCAGGGCTGGTTTACTTCTGCAGTCCTGACCACCCTGACCCCCGCGGACAACGAGTCGGGCATAGGGAGTATCGAGTACAGTATGGATGACATGATCTGGAGCCAGTATACGTCAGCGTTCCTCATATATCCCGGCCACCTGAACAAGGTCTACTACCGGACGTTCGATGTGGCAGGCAACGTCGCTACCGGGAGCTCTTACCTGTACTTCTGGCCGACGAGCATCCCGG harbors:
- a CDS encoding GNAT family N-acetyltransferase, giving the protein MMCEPEPRLKHLEKGHGLPLEYSGIIDEARNAVASTAAGKVQQWMLESIDSIQAGKYDLLVMHCGDYVAGIMGYNILENDVQIYFCHVRAPYRVCEGWFFRTAVSLFKEQGLQIVRTSFQWPSPDEYVKVAGELGFIELERISMLRENDSSYSDKPLPEGIEIQPWSDAFLLEAGQLLFAEANPVDRQIYPQLKSLEGTVGQLSKITCNFYGNFLPSQSMVALQDGKLIGLLLATEFGNELILIAEIAVAKSHRGRGIASAMLGRLIRSSAVLGKRQMELVVNSQNREAIRLYERKGFLSSVTFKQYILVYR
- a CDS encoding OmpL47-type beta-barrel domain-containing protein; amino-acid sequence: MRYVLVLLVLALVCLSAPISAAAQSQTTAPSQTAAPSQTAAPSPTAAPSIAGVSADRAFFNPDTGSVEISYRLADITNGCPVVSIYGQSGKVKEIPLGIRSAGNHSFVWDGTNSYGVAVPDGEYSILMHLAGIGGVRQPGLVKVFDGISSLDERVPGLVKGTAINSSGCLYVADTANNSVVIYSPQGVEISRLGRGGTGEGEFMSPVDVAVNSTDYVFVSDDYNSRVQVFDPLGRFIACWQATPVPGADYSYTGPIAVNSSGYVYVVCIGERKLDNKDTPWTPDRQYYNQIQVFSPAGEMIRSFGSYGGGENQFGSVGGIAVGGNDLVYVADMLNHRVLILTQDGNYIAKIDHSMVGLGERYDPVSIGIDLQGHIYTVDGNSGRVDVFAPIVTGNTMVSVDRTPPVTEAIQSGRIEDGWHNASVLVDLRATDAGSGVKELNYVLDDGPVHRIAGAGTAFVVTNGVHKLDYWSTDNVGNEGEHNYVIIRVDSVPPVTKATLTGTGGLNGWYRSDVTVNFSAEDAGTGVLMTQYSFDGSEWIYGSELTVSREGENTIYFRSIDHAGNAEDPKKLAVRIDKTAPSVGCIFEGSKPQGWFTSAVLTTLTPADNESGIGSIEYSMDDMIWSQYTSAFLIYPGHLNKVYYRTFDVAGNVATGSSYLYFWPTSIPDIYELVNHAPVPAPTFPATVTTGVPDHWLPQLGVSKATPDAMPEIRAEEPDQTSADDPKEKVRIVVRILKIVAGITGFLP